A genomic segment from Streptosporangium roseum DSM 43021 encodes:
- a CDS encoding RelA/SpoT family protein — MNPVLEPLFRTVRATHPKADLRLIERAYDVAAYHHRDQKRKSGDPYITHPLAVATILAELGTDDETLCAALLHDTVEDTAYGLDELRSDFGDNIALLVDGVTKLDKVKFGDAAQAETVRKMVVAMSRDIRVLVIKLADRLHNMRTMRYLPEHKRQQKSRETLEIFAPLAHRLGMNTIKWELEDLAFAMLYPKRYDEIARMVSERAPRRDLFLQEVIEKVSGDLREAKIRAVVKGRPKHYYSVYQKMIARDVAFDDIYDLVGIRVLVDTVRDCYAALGTIHARWNPVPGRFKDYIAMPKFNMYQSLHTTVIGPEGKPVELQIRTHAMHHRSEYGVAAHWKYKEDMTAAGPPGAKLKPGNDMAWLRQLLDWQKETADPGEFLESLRFDLSVSEVYVFTPRGQVIALPEGATSVDFAYAVHTEVGHRCIGARVNGRLVPLESRLGNGDTVEIFTSKSPDAGPSRDWLKFVKSGRARNKIRQWFSKERRETAIEAGKEAIGRAMRKQGLPLQRMMSGESLLTLARDLRYPDVSALYAAVGEGHIAAQAVVQKLVHSLGGVDGAEEDIAEASVPTKVRGRPRGSGGAGVVVAGDSDVWVRLSRCCTPVPGDEIIGFVTRGHGVSVHRTNCPNVEQLKSQPDRLVEVAWSAADDSVFLVALQVEALDRPRLLSDVTRTLSDQHVNILSASVTTSRDRVAISKFTFEMGDPKHLGHVLKAVRNIPGVYDVYRVSGAGA; from the coding sequence ATGAACCCGGTGCTGGAGCCGCTGTTCCGGACGGTCCGTGCGACCCATCCGAAGGCAGACCTGCGGCTGATCGAGCGTGCCTACGATGTGGCCGCCTACCACCATCGCGATCAGAAGCGCAAGAGCGGCGACCCCTACATCACCCACCCCCTGGCGGTGGCGACGATCCTGGCCGAGCTCGGCACCGACGACGAGACGCTGTGCGCCGCGCTGCTGCACGACACCGTCGAGGACACCGCCTACGGCCTGGACGAGCTGCGCTCGGACTTCGGCGACAACATCGCGCTGCTGGTCGACGGCGTCACCAAGCTCGACAAGGTCAAGTTCGGTGACGCCGCGCAGGCCGAGACCGTGCGCAAGATGGTCGTGGCGATGTCCCGCGACATCCGGGTGCTGGTGATCAAGCTCGCCGACCGGCTGCACAACATGCGCACCATGCGCTACCTCCCCGAGCACAAGCGGCAGCAGAAGTCCCGCGAGACGCTGGAGATCTTCGCGCCGCTCGCCCACCGGCTGGGCATGAACACCATCAAGTGGGAGCTGGAGGACCTCGCGTTCGCCATGCTCTACCCCAAGCGCTACGACGAGATCGCCAGGATGGTGTCGGAGCGGGCCCCGCGCAGGGACCTGTTCCTGCAGGAGGTCATCGAGAAGGTCTCCGGCGACCTGCGCGAGGCCAAGATCCGCGCGGTGGTCAAGGGACGCCCCAAGCACTACTACTCGGTCTACCAGAAGATGATCGCCAGGGACGTCGCCTTCGACGACATCTACGACCTGGTCGGCATCCGGGTGCTGGTCGACACGGTCCGCGACTGCTATGCCGCCCTCGGAACGATCCACGCGCGATGGAACCCGGTGCCCGGCCGGTTCAAGGACTACATCGCGATGCCCAAGTTCAACATGTACCAGTCGCTGCACACCACGGTGATCGGCCCCGAGGGCAAGCCGGTGGAGCTGCAGATCCGCACCCACGCCATGCACCACAGGTCCGAGTACGGCGTGGCCGCGCACTGGAAGTACAAGGAGGACATGACGGCCGCCGGTCCTCCCGGAGCGAAGCTGAAGCCCGGCAACGACATGGCGTGGCTCCGCCAGCTCCTGGACTGGCAGAAGGAGACCGCCGACCCGGGGGAGTTCCTGGAGTCGCTCAGGTTCGACCTGTCGGTCTCGGAGGTGTACGTCTTCACCCCGCGGGGCCAGGTGATCGCCCTCCCCGAGGGTGCGACGTCGGTCGACTTCGCCTACGCCGTCCACACCGAGGTCGGGCACCGCTGCATCGGGGCCCGGGTCAACGGCCGCCTGGTGCCGCTGGAGTCGCGGCTGGGCAACGGCGACACCGTCGAGATCTTCACCTCCAAGTCGCCCGACGCGGGCCCGTCGCGTGACTGGCTCAAGTTCGTCAAGTCCGGCCGGGCCCGCAACAAGATCCGTCAGTGGTTCTCCAAGGAGCGCCGCGAGACCGCGATCGAGGCGGGCAAGGAGGCCATCGGCCGGGCCATGCGCAAGCAGGGCCTGCCGCTGCAGCGCATGATGTCCGGAGAGTCCCTCCTGACCCTCGCCAGGGACCTGCGCTATCCCGACGTCTCCGCGCTCTACGCGGCCGTTGGAGAGGGCCACATCGCCGCCCAGGCGGTCGTGCAGAAGCTGGTGCACTCCCTCGGCGGGGTGGACGGCGCGGAGGAGGACATCGCCGAGGCCTCGGTGCCCACGAAGGTGCGGGGCCGGCCCCGCGGCAGCGGCGGCGCGGGCGTGGTGGTGGCGGGTGACTCGGACGTGTGGGTACGGCTGTCGCGCTGCTGCACCCCCGTGCCCGGTGACGAGATCATCGGCTTCGTCACCCGTGGGCACGGCGTGTCGGTGCACCGCACCAACTGTCCCAACGTGGAGCAGCTGAAGTCCCAGCCGGACCGGCTGGTCGAGGTGGCCTGGTCGGCCGCGGACGACTCGGTGTTCCTGGTCGCCCTGCAGGTCGAGGCGCTCGACCGGCCACGTCTGCTGTCGGATGTGACCCGGACCCTGTCGGACCAGCACGTGAACATCCTGTCGGCGTCGGTGACGACGTCCAGGGACCGGGTGGCGATCAGCAAGTTCACCTTCGAGATGGGCGACCCCAAGCACCTGGGGCACGTCCTGAAGGCCGTGCGCAACATCCCCGGTGTCTACGACGTCTACCGGGTGAGCGGCGCCGGAGCCTGA
- a CDS encoding adenine phosphoribosyltransferase yields MSDLQQLILDRIRDVPDYPQAGVLFKDITPLLADPPAFAEVVNEFAGLHRVDKIVGIEARGFILAAPAAYKAGAGFVPVRKKGKLPSETLEASYDLEYGSATIEVHRDAFAPGDRVLIVDDVLATGGTACAAVELVRRAGADVVAIAVLMELASLKGRERLDGVELHSLVIV; encoded by the coding sequence ATGAGTGACCTGCAGCAGCTGATCCTCGACAGGATCCGCGACGTACCCGACTACCCCCAGGCGGGAGTGCTGTTCAAGGACATCACCCCACTGCTCGCAGACCCGCCCGCCTTCGCCGAGGTGGTGAACGAGTTCGCCGGGCTCCACCGGGTCGACAAGATCGTCGGCATCGAGGCGCGGGGCTTCATCCTGGCCGCCCCGGCCGCCTACAAGGCGGGCGCCGGGTTCGTCCCGGTACGCAAGAAAGGCAAACTGCCCTCCGAGACGCTTGAGGCGTCCTACGATCTGGAGTACGGCTCCGCCACCATCGAGGTCCACCGGGACGCCTTCGCCCCAGGAGACCGCGTCCTGATCGTCGATGACGTGCTCGCCACCGGAGGTACGGCGTGCGCGGCGGTGGAGCTGGTCCGCAGGGCGGGCGCCGACGTCGTCGCCATCGCCGTGCTCATGGAATTGGCCTCCCTCAAGGGGCGCGAGCGGTTGGACGGCGTCGAGCTGCACTCCCTCGTGATCGTCTGA
- the secF gene encoding protein translocase subunit SecF translates to MSGIARRLYRGEVNVDFVGRKKLWYGLSAVLLLISIAGLVVNGLNLGVEFKGGSVFSFKAPAADIQEVRTTFNDAGVHQVIAQTTNNGWRVTTESLPEEEVTTVQKAVAKEFGLQQNQVNLQVIGASWGGQVADKAIIGLIVFMLAIILYLTLAFEWKMALAAVVALLHDLVITAGVYAWSGFEVTPATLLGFLTILGYSLYDAVVVFDMIKEVTAKLGTTSKMTYTQAANNALNHTLIRSLNTTLVAILPVAAILFIGTTLFGAGTLKDLSLALFVGMIVGTYSSLCVATPLLVTLKERESRYQAIARRLAAHGGAAGTAAKSARQPVTAGAANGSVPDAEKRKKK, encoded by the coding sequence ATGTCCGGCATCGCGCGCCGGCTGTACCGAGGCGAGGTCAATGTCGACTTCGTCGGGCGCAAGAAGCTCTGGTACGGCCTCTCCGCCGTCCTCCTGCTGATCTCCATCGCCGGCCTGGTCGTCAACGGCCTGAACCTGGGCGTGGAGTTCAAGGGCGGGTCGGTGTTCTCCTTCAAGGCCCCGGCCGCCGACATCCAGGAGGTGCGTACCACCTTCAACGACGCGGGCGTCCACCAGGTCATCGCGCAGACGACGAACAACGGCTGGCGGGTCACCACCGAGAGCCTCCCCGAGGAGGAGGTGACCACGGTTCAGAAGGCGGTCGCCAAGGAGTTCGGCCTGCAGCAGAACCAGGTCAACCTCCAGGTGATCGGCGCCTCGTGGGGCGGCCAGGTGGCCGACAAGGCGATCATCGGCCTGATCGTCTTCATGCTGGCGATCATCCTGTACCTCACGCTCGCCTTCGAGTGGAAGATGGCGCTGGCCGCCGTCGTGGCGCTGCTCCACGACCTGGTGATCACCGCCGGTGTCTACGCGTGGTCCGGATTCGAGGTCACGCCGGCGACCCTGCTGGGCTTCCTGACGATCCTCGGATACTCGCTGTACGACGCGGTCGTCGTGTTCGACATGATCAAGGAGGTCACCGCCAAGCTCGGCACGACCTCCAAGATGACCTACACGCAGGCCGCCAACAACGCGCTGAACCACACGCTGATCCGGTCGCTGAACACCACCCTGGTGGCGATCCTGCCGGTGGCCGCGATCCTGTTCATCGGCACCACGCTGTTCGGCGCCGGCACGCTGAAGGACCTGTCGCTGGCCCTGTTCGTCGGCATGATCGTCGGCACGTACTCCTCGCTGTGCGTGGCGACGCCGCTGCTGGTCACGTTGAAGGAGCGGGAGTCGCGCTACCAGGCGATCGCCCGCAGGCTCGCCGCCCACGGCGGCGCGGCCGGGACGGCGGCCAAGAGCGCCCGCCAGCCGGTCACGGCGGGGGCCGCCAACGGCTCCGTGCCGGACGCCGAGAAGCGCAAGAAGAAATAG
- the secD gene encoding protein translocase subunit SecD — protein MLLALLVIILAMGGVMFFNKAYAPEYGLDLAGGTTVTLQPVTPNGTPPTEESLNLAVGIIRNRVNGSGISDAEVAKSGDNIVISVPGAGQEEVVKLVGTTAELRFRQVMAVAAGSPPPPGQMPTQAPTPAPSASPTATGKQNSRAPKPGQTATPSPTGSPAGRALSSALTNPSPGATQAPSDKKPAKNASPSAEPSQSAAPTAQPTAPAMDPNDPMAGVDPAGIDPAVLKQFQELDCAKDNGQGAQDDPNKQFVGCSQDSSTKYVLDKAAVTGTSIDTATAGVDQTTGEWLVQLSFKGEGPTQWSKVTTTAFNSQPPRNQVAMVLDGVVISAPVIQEPITGGRAQISGSFTQVTADELAGQLKFGALPLKFKKGSIEEVSSTLGADQLRGGLIAGAIGLGLVLVYSMLYYRGLGIVSVLSLVVASVLTYQAVVILGTFAGFRLSLPHIIGLIVSIGITADSFIVYFERIRDEMKEGRRSLRTAVEVAWVRARRTILIADAVMFIAAVVLYFLAVGGVAGFAFAMGLTTLIDIAVVFMFTKPFVALLAKRKFFARGHKLSGLDAERMSVQTSVGSKPTPQEA, from the coding sequence ATGCTCCTGGCGCTTCTGGTGATTATTCTCGCCATGGGCGGGGTGATGTTCTTCAACAAGGCATACGCCCCGGAATATGGCCTCGACCTCGCCGGCGGCACGACAGTGACGCTGCAGCCCGTGACCCCGAACGGCACTCCTCCCACCGAGGAGAGCCTCAACCTCGCCGTGGGCATCATCCGGAACCGGGTGAACGGCAGCGGAATCTCCGACGCCGAGGTCGCCAAGTCCGGTGACAACATTGTCATCTCCGTCCCCGGAGCCGGGCAGGAGGAAGTCGTCAAGCTGGTCGGCACCACCGCGGAGCTGCGATTCCGCCAGGTGATGGCGGTCGCGGCCGGGTCGCCGCCGCCCCCCGGTCAGATGCCCACCCAGGCGCCGACACCGGCGCCGTCCGCCTCTCCCACGGCCACCGGCAAGCAGAACTCCAGGGCTCCCAAGCCGGGGCAGACGGCCACGCCGAGCCCGACCGGCTCGCCCGCCGGCCGCGCCCTGTCCTCGGCGCTCACCAACCCGAGCCCGGGGGCCACGCAGGCCCCGTCGGACAAGAAGCCGGCCAAGAACGCGTCTCCGTCCGCGGAGCCGAGTCAGAGCGCCGCCCCGACGGCGCAGCCGACGGCCCCGGCGATGGACCCGAACGACCCGATGGCGGGCGTGGACCCGGCCGGGATCGACCCGGCGGTGCTCAAGCAGTTCCAGGAGCTCGACTGCGCCAAGGACAACGGCCAGGGCGCCCAGGACGACCCCAACAAGCAGTTCGTCGGCTGCAGCCAGGACAGCAGCACCAAGTACGTGCTCGACAAGGCGGCCGTGACCGGCACCTCGATCGACACCGCGACGGCCGGGGTGGACCAGACCACCGGCGAGTGGCTCGTCCAGCTCTCCTTCAAGGGCGAGGGCCCGACCCAGTGGTCGAAGGTCACCACCACCGCCTTCAACTCGCAGCCGCCGCGCAACCAGGTCGCCATGGTCCTGGACGGCGTGGTGATCTCCGCGCCGGTCATCCAGGAGCCGATCACCGGCGGCCGGGCGCAGATCTCCGGCAGCTTCACCCAGGTGACGGCCGACGAGCTGGCCGGTCAGCTCAAGTTCGGCGCGCTGCCGCTGAAGTTCAAGAAGGGCTCCATCGAGGAGGTCTCCTCCACCCTGGGCGCCGACCAGCTCCGCGGCGGCCTGATCGCCGGTGCGATCGGCCTCGGCCTGGTGCTCGTCTACTCGATGCTCTACTACCGGGGCCTGGGCATCGTCTCGGTGCTGAGCCTCGTGGTCGCCTCGGTCCTGACCTACCAGGCGGTGGTGATCCTCGGTACGTTCGCGGGCTTCCGCCTGTCGCTGCCGCACATCATCGGCCTGATCGTCTCGATCGGTATCACCGCGGACTCGTTCATCGTCTACTTCGAACGCATCCGTGACGAGATGAAGGAGGGGCGCCGCTCGCTGCGGACGGCCGTCGAGGTCGCCTGGGTCCGTGCCCGCCGCACGATCCTGATCGCGGACGCGGTCATGTTCATCGCCGCCGTGGTCCTGTACTTCCTGGCGGTCGGCGGCGTGGCCGGATTCGCGTTCGCGATGGGCCTGACCACCCTGATCGACATCGCCGTGGTGTTCATGTTCACCAAGCCGTTCGTCGCGCTGCTCGCCAAGAGGAAGTTCTTCGCCAGGGGCCACAAGCTCTCCGGTCTCGACGCCGAGCGCATGAGCGTCCAGACGTCCGTCGGCTCCAAGCCCACCCCGCAGGAGGCCTGA
- the yajC gene encoding preprotein translocase subunit YajC, with protein MGDYSSLIMIALMVVVFYFLLIRPQRKRQQEQAQMQNSLTSGTRIMTTTGLFATVVAIDADDVILEIAPGVETRWVKAAIGRVLTPVDDVDQEEDVKAVDVVDDNVVDTVKPHDDQDSPKK; from the coding sequence ATGGGCGACTATTCAAGCCTTATCATGATCGCTCTGATGGTCGTGGTGTTCTACTTCCTGCTTATCCGGCCGCAGCGCAAGCGGCAGCAGGAGCAGGCTCAGATGCAGAACTCCCTGACCTCCGGAACCCGCATCATGACCACGACGGGGCTTTTCGCGACCGTGGTGGCGATCGACGCCGACGACGTGATCCTGGAGATCGCCCCCGGTGTCGAGACCCGCTGGGTCAAGGCCGCGATCGGCCGTGTGCTGACCCCGGTCGACGACGTCGATCAGGAAGAAGATGTCAAGGCCGTCGACGTCGTGGACGACAATGTGGTGGACACCGTGAAGCCGCACGACGACCAGGACTCGCCGAAGAAGTGA